CCGCGCTGAAGAGCATCGCAATAATCATGACATCCGGCGTGATGACCGGGGCGTTTTGCGACGGTGCCATCAAGGTCACAAAGTCCACGACGTTGTAGGAAGCGACCAATCCGAGCAAAGCACCCACCACGGCTATCACCACCGCCTCCACGAGGATTTGCAGGAAGATGGCGGTGCCCGTCGCGCCCACCGCTTTGCAGATGCCGATTTCCCGGATGCGTTCGTTGATGCTGGCCAGCATGATGTTCATGATGCCGATGCCGCCCACCAACAGGCTGATTCCCGCGATGATGCCGCCGCTCCATCGCGCCTTGTGAATCTGCGCGTTGATGTTTTCGATCTGATTTTCCTGCGTGCGAAAACTGAAATCCTCGATCCCTTTGTGCGTGACGAGGAGTACGTTGCGCACCTGTTGCAAGGCCGGCTCCAACAAGTCCAGACTGGCGACCTTCATATCGATGTCCGTCAAGCGTGGATCGGGAATGCTGGTGCTGCCGGTGGCGGAACGAAATTTGATCCACATCGTGTTGAGCGGAATATAAATCGTGTAATTCTTGGAATAAAACGCCCAACCACCGCGCCCGCCGCCCCAACCGCGTTTGCGCGCCGGGCCGGAACGTTTTTCCTCCGCCCGGACTTTCTTCGACAGTTCGCGCTCCTTCCTTTCCTGTTCCCCTTCATAATGAGTAAACATGCCGACAATCGTGAACGGTTGACCATTGATGTTGATGATTTCGCCGATGGGCACGATTTCCTGCCCGGTTTTTTCCGGTGAGCCGAACAATTCGTCGCGGATGCCGGTGCCGATCACGCATACGCTGTTGGCATTCTCCTCGTCAATCTCGTTGAAGAAGCGGCCGTGCTCCACCGTGTGCAGATTCATGTCGAGCACCGCCGGCCAGACGCCGACGCATTCGGAGGGATTGACCATTTTGTCGCTATGCGTGAGCGTGACATTGTCTTGCAACGCCATTTCCGGCGAGATCAGACGGAGGAGCGGCGCGCTTTTGCGCAACGCCTGCACATCCGTCATCGTGCGTCCGGACGCCTGGTCGG
Above is a window of Verrucomicrobiota bacterium DNA encoding:
- a CDS encoding ABC transporter permease; this translates as MNLLNTIVIGFKEVWAHKFRSLLTMQGIILGVASLVAMAAVVKGMERGMKETMIAMGGADKVLLDQQPVPAYQEHLADQASGRTMTDVQALRKSAPLLRLISPEMALQDNVTLTHSDKMVNPSECVGVWPAVLDMNLHTVEHGRFFNEIDEENANSVCVIGTGIRDELFGSPEKTGQEIVPIGEIININGQPFTIVGMFTHYEGEQERKERELSKKVRAEEKRSGPARKRGWGGGRGGWAFYSKNYTIYIPLNTMWIKFRSATGSTSIPDPRLTDIDMKVASLDLLEPALQQVRNVLLVTHKGIEDFSFRTQENQIENINAQIHKARWSGGIIAGISLLVGGIGIMNIMLASINERIREIGICKAVGATGTAIFLQILVEAVVIAVVGALLGLVASYNVVDFVTLMAPSQNAPVITPDVMIIAMLFSAGVGIIAGLFPAFKAAKLDPIQALRYE